One Microbacterium esteraromaticum genomic window carries:
- the ppa gene encoding inorganic diphosphatase codes for MGAHDAVIEIPRGSRVKYEVDHETGRVHLDRVLYTTFGYPADYGYFDNTLGEDGDPLDVLVLLDHAIFPGVVVNVRPVAVLKMSDEAGGDDKLVAVLSKDPRWAHIQDIGDLPEYTKKEIAHFFEHYKDLEPSKWVKVDAWGDAAEAQRILDEAIERFANEGH; via the coding sequence ATGGGCGCACACGACGCCGTCATCGAGATCCCGCGCGGCAGCCGCGTGAAGTACGAGGTCGACCACGAGACCGGTCGCGTCCACCTCGACCGCGTCCTGTACACCACCTTCGGCTACCCGGCCGACTACGGCTACTTCGACAACACGCTGGGTGAGGACGGCGACCCGCTCGACGTGCTGGTGCTGCTCGACCACGCGATCTTCCCCGGCGTCGTGGTGAATGTCCGCCCGGTCGCCGTGCTCAAGATGAGCGACGAGGCGGGCGGCGACGACAAGCTCGTGGCCGTGCTCTCGAAGGACCCGCGCTGGGCCCACATCCAGGACATCGGCGACCTGCCCGAGTACACGAAGAAGGAGATCGCGCACTTCTTCGAGCACTACAAGGACCTCGAGCCCAGCAAGTGGGTCAAGGTCGACGCCTGGGGCGACGCCGCCGAGGCGCAGCGCATCCTCGACGAGGCCATCGAGCGCTTCGCGAACGAAGGACACTGA
- the tilS gene encoding tRNA lysidine(34) synthetase TilS, which produces MPSLDPAIAEVRRAVRAALSPLPDGATVIVALSGGADSLALTTATVFEARARDMQVLSLTVDHQLQEGSADVAASAAVAAEQLGVHDALQTKVDVFADGDGIEAAARDARYAAIHSIARAEGAAAVLLGHTLDDQAETVLLGLARGSGAASLQGMAPVRTSEDGMLWMRPLLGVRRVTTRACCTASGIEAWDDPHNLDDRYARVRTRERVLPVLEAELGPGIAEALARTAEQLREDAEAFEEMIHETIEDIVEHAEAGIAVSVAALAANPAALRNRIIRLVVDSEFGVSLTRSQTLEVARLVTHWSGQGPIDLPACTARRSGGQIVFTAR; this is translated from the coding sequence GTGCCATCGCTCGATCCCGCCATCGCCGAAGTCCGCCGCGCAGTCCGCGCCGCGCTGAGTCCGCTGCCTGACGGGGCCACCGTGATCGTAGCTCTCTCCGGCGGCGCGGATTCACTCGCGCTCACGACCGCCACGGTGTTCGAGGCGCGCGCACGCGACATGCAGGTGCTGAGTCTGACGGTCGATCACCAGCTGCAGGAGGGCTCGGCGGACGTCGCCGCGTCCGCCGCCGTCGCCGCTGAGCAGCTCGGCGTGCACGACGCCCTGCAGACGAAGGTCGACGTCTTCGCCGATGGAGACGGCATCGAGGCGGCCGCCCGCGACGCCCGCTATGCGGCGATCCACAGCATCGCCCGCGCCGAAGGCGCCGCGGCCGTGCTGCTCGGACACACCCTCGACGATCAGGCCGAGACGGTACTGCTCGGGCTGGCCCGTGGCTCTGGCGCCGCCAGTCTGCAGGGCATGGCGCCTGTTCGCACGAGCGAAGACGGGATGCTCTGGATGCGTCCGCTGCTGGGAGTGCGCCGGGTCACCACGCGCGCGTGCTGCACGGCATCCGGAATCGAGGCCTGGGACGACCCGCACAACCTCGACGACCGCTACGCCAGGGTGCGCACGCGCGAGCGCGTGCTGCCGGTGCTCGAGGCCGAACTCGGACCGGGGATCGCAGAGGCGCTGGCCCGGACGGCAGAGCAGCTTCGCGAGGATGCCGAGGCCTTCGAGGAGATGATCCACGAGACCATCGAGGACATCGTCGAGCACGCCGAGGCGGGGATCGCGGTCAGCGTCGCCGCGCTCGCCGCGAACCCGGCGGCGCTTCGCAACCGCATCATCCGCCTCGTCGTCGACAGCGAGTTCGGAGTGAGCCTCACCCGTTCCCAGACTCTCGAGGTGGCTCGCCTGGTGACCCACTGGTCGGGTCAGGGGCCGATCGATCTGCCCGCCTGCACCGCGCGGCGGTCAGGCGGGCAGATCGTCTTCACCGCGCGTTAG
- a CDS encoding DUF937 domain-containing protein — protein MNLDEILKQVPIDDIAERFGVSPDVARQAVQEGGATLLGGLAKNAETDEGSAAIEKALNRHGGFSGASKVDDVDQADGEKIVKHVFGDRQGEVTETLNKSEKTAGGIDFGKLLPILAPIIMGIIANMNKGKSGGAGGGLGDILGGLLGGGQGSSSGSAGGGLGDILGGLLGGGQGSSSGGGLGDILGGLLGGRK, from the coding sequence ATGAACCTCGACGAGATCCTGAAGCAGGTGCCGATCGACGACATCGCTGAGCGCTTCGGCGTCAGCCCCGATGTGGCGCGACAGGCCGTGCAGGAAGGCGGCGCGACGCTGCTGGGAGGCCTCGCCAAGAATGCGGAGACCGATGAGGGCTCGGCGGCGATCGAGAAGGCGCTGAACCGCCACGGCGGGTTCTCCGGAGCCTCGAAGGTCGATGACGTCGACCAGGCCGACGGCGAGAAGATCGTGAAGCACGTCTTCGGCGATCGCCAGGGCGAGGTCACCGAGACCCTCAACAAGAGCGAGAAGACCGCGGGCGGGATCGACTTCGGCAAGCTGCTGCCGATCCTCGCGCCGATCATCATGGGCATCATCGCCAACATGAACAAGGGCAAGTCGGGCGGCGCCGGCGGAGGACTCGGCGACATCCTCGGCGGACTGCTCGGCGGAGGCCAGGGCTCGTCCTCCGGATCCGCAGGCGGCGGACTCGGCGACATCCTCGGCGGACTGCTGGGTGGCGGACAGGGCTCGTCCTCCGGGGGCGGGCTCGGCGACATCCTCGGCGGACTGCTCGGCGGCCGCAAGTAG
- the hpt gene encoding hypoxanthine phosphoribosyltransferase: MRAADIQDDLSKILVTEEEILAKLDELAVRVAEDYAGKDLVLVGVLKGAVMVMADFARALPMDAPMDWMAVSSYGASTKSSGVVQIRKDLDVDLHGKHVLIVEDIIDSGLTLSWLLENFESRGAESIEVLALLRKPEAAKVEIDSKYVGFDIPNEFVVGYGLDYAERYRNLRDVAVLSPHVYS, encoded by the coding sequence ATGCGCGCTGCCGACATCCAGGACGACCTCAGCAAGATCCTCGTCACCGAGGAGGAGATCCTCGCGAAGCTGGACGAGCTCGCAGTCCGGGTCGCCGAGGACTACGCGGGCAAGGATCTCGTGCTCGTCGGGGTGCTCAAGGGCGCCGTCATGGTGATGGCCGACTTCGCGCGTGCGCTGCCGATGGACGCCCCGATGGACTGGATGGCCGTGTCGAGCTACGGCGCGAGCACGAAGTCGAGCGGCGTGGTGCAGATCCGCAAGGATCTCGACGTCGACCTGCACGGCAAGCACGTGCTGATCGTCGAGGACATCATCGACTCGGGCCTGACCCTCAGCTGGCTGCTCGAGAACTTCGAGTCCCGAGGGGCGGAGTCGATCGAGGTGCTCGCGCTGCTTCGCAAGCCCGAGGCCGCGAAGGTCGAGATCGACTCGAAGTACGTCGGCTTCGACATCCCGAACGAGTTCGTCGTCGGCTACGGCCTCGACTACGCCGAGCGCTACCGCAACCTGCGCGATGTGGCCGTGCTCTCGCCGCACGTCTACAGCTGA